TTCCGGCGGATTTTCTTTTTATTATAGCGGCGAATGCATGTCCTTGTGGGTACTATCCCATGGATAAATGCCGTTGTACAAGCAGGCAGATTCTCCGATATCAAAATAGAATCAGCGGACCAATACTTGACCGTATGGATTTATTTGTACGATGTGAGGAGATTGGATATGATGTACTGACCGCATCCTCTAAAGAAGAATCTTCTTCCTCTATTCAAAAAAGAGTTTCCGCTGCATGGGTAATACAAAAGGAACGCTTTGCGGAAAGTTCTACGATATTTAACGGACGCATGACAAAAAGCGAAGTAGAACAGTATTGCCAGTTAGATGCAGAGGGACAAAGACTTATGAAGAAAGCATATTCTGCTTTTTCCCTTACCGGACGTTCTTATTTTAAGATTTTAAAAACTGCAAGAACAATAGCGGATTTAGAACAAAGTCCGGATATAAGAGCCAGACATTTGGAAGAAGCGTTATATTTTCGTCAGAAAGAAAAGGGGAATTTGAATGAAAGATAATGATTTTTATTGGTATTGGTTTGCTAATATTCCTGGGATAGGACTGAAAACACGAAAGAAGCTTCTTGAGTATTTTGCACATCCAAGGTATGTTTATGAAGCTTCAGATTCTGAGATAAAAGTATTTCTTACAAAAAGACAGTGGGAAAGGTTTCCGTTTTCTAAAAACCGGGAGAAATCAGAAAAAGAAGTTCAAAGATTACAGGAAGAGGGAATCTTTTTTATTCACAGAGAATCTCCTGAGTATGCGGAACGATTAAAACAACTATATATGCCACCAGATTTATTATATTATAAAGGAAGGTTTCCTGATTTTTCAAAGCCTGTTCTAGCGATGGTAGGGGCAAGAAAAGCTACTATATATGGAAGGAATATGGCGAGGGAATTTGCTTCTGAATTAACTGGATACGGTATTCAGATTATCAGTGGGATGGCGGCAGGAGTAGATACATCAAGTCATTTAGGTGCATTGGATGCAGGTGGTTATACCGCAGGAATTCTGGGTGGGGGAATTGATAGCATTTATCCGAGAGAGAATTTTAACTTATATCAGAATGTTTGTAGAACAGGAGGAATCATATCAGAATATAATGTTGGAATTCCTTCACAAAAAGGAATGTTTCCTATGCGAAATCGTATTATCAGCGGAATGGCTGACGGAGTTTTTGTTGTGGAAGCAGGAGAAAGAAGTGGGTCATTGATTACCGCAGATCAGGGATTAGAACAAGGAAAGGATATATTTGCACTTCCAGGCAGAATTACGGATCGTTACAGTCAAGGTT
This Anaerobutyricum hallii DNA region includes the following protein-coding sequences:
- the dprA gene encoding DNA-processing protein DprA — translated: MKDNDFYWYWFANIPGIGLKTRKKLLEYFAHPRYVYEASDSEIKVFLTKRQWERFPFSKNREKSEKEVQRLQEEGIFFIHRESPEYAERLKQLYMPPDLLYYKGRFPDFSKPVLAMVGARKATIYGRNMAREFASELTGYGIQIISGMAAGVDTSSHLGALDAGGYTAGILGGGIDSIYPRENFNLYQNVCRTGGIISEYNVGIPSQKGMFPMRNRIISGMADGVFVVEAGERSGSLITADQGLEQGKDIFALPGRITDRYSQGCNYLISQGATLVRSPEDIAEIIVKEEKIGNTRPNMEKKESENFKLQKFFCENKNEEKIFNLIDKVRPVTFENLLENSDFSAFELQHILMKFELKNIIYQIEQNVYLRKI